A section of the Flavobacteriales bacterium genome encodes:
- a CDS encoding HTTM domain-containing protein: MTAISRWTDRLFEHTDARALALLRILMGGLLFYEMSYYHSIRLVDMGLVGPKVLFPYEGFTWVRPFGKAAMDAILATMAFSRLAIAAGLLYRVATVLFFAGFTYVLLLDRCIYNNHFYLFALLAFLFTLIPAHRAWSLDRLLFKARMTSTTVPRWCWWALRLQVVIVYFYGGIAKMNPDWLVHMQPMRSALEAAARGGALEGLLTSMPVVAFFTYGGLLFDLAVGPLLWWKRSRRYILPFVLLFNLTNHLLFDDIGVFPFFMIAATILFFDPEEVAAFLDRRGVRSGGAPSAPASPAVRGTVLALLAGYFTFQLLFPLRWLLLPGDVDWTSIGQRFSWRMKVSTRDPLRIAYFVHDEQGNKRPVALDRFINNMQANVSAYDPRVAVRFARWMKEEMARRGFPNVRVTSEIIIRHNGRPARYLFPPDEDLAAIQPDLGHPERWVPPLEPGPEHRVPPSELERIRREAAIPARRPVRAR, encoded by the coding sequence ATGACCGCCATTTCCCGCTGGACCGACCGACTCTTCGAGCACACGGATGCCCGTGCGCTGGCCTTGCTCCGCATCCTGATGGGCGGGCTGCTCTTCTACGAGATGTCCTATTACCACAGCATCCGGCTGGTGGACATGGGCCTGGTGGGGCCGAAGGTGCTGTTCCCCTATGAGGGCTTCACCTGGGTGCGGCCATTCGGCAAGGCCGCCATGGACGCCATCCTGGCCACAATGGCGTTCAGCAGGCTCGCGATCGCGGCCGGTCTCCTCTATCGCGTGGCCACCGTCCTGTTCTTCGCGGGCTTCACGTACGTGCTGCTGCTCGATCGCTGCATCTACAACAACCACTTCTACCTCTTCGCCCTGCTTGCGTTCCTGTTCACGTTGATCCCCGCGCATCGCGCGTGGAGCCTGGACCGCCTGCTCTTCAAGGCAAGGATGACCAGCACGACCGTGCCCCGATGGTGCTGGTGGGCCCTCCGGCTGCAGGTGGTCATCGTGTACTTCTACGGCGGCATCGCCAAGATGAACCCGGATTGGCTCGTTCACATGCAGCCCATGCGCTCGGCCCTGGAGGCCGCCGCCCGCGGTGGGGCGTTGGAGGGGCTGCTCACCTCCATGCCGGTCGTGGCCTTCTTCACCTACGGCGGACTCCTGTTCGACCTGGCCGTCGGCCCCCTGCTCTGGTGGAAGCGCTCCCGTCGGTACATCCTGCCCTTCGTGCTGCTCTTCAACCTCACCAACCACCTGCTCTTCGACGATATTGGCGTCTTCCCCTTCTTCATGATCGCCGCCACCATCCTGTTCTTCGACCCCGAGGAGGTGGCCGCCTTCCTGGACCGCAGAGGAGTGCGTTCGGGCGGCGCGCCTTCCGCTCCGGCATCACCTGCGGTCCGTGGTACCGTGCTGGCGCTGCTCGCCGGGTACTTCACCTTCCAGCTGCTGTTCCCGCTACGCTGGCTGCTGCTGCCCGGGGATGTGGACTGGACGAGCATCGGCCAGCGGTTCAGCTGGCGGATGAAGGTGTCCACCCGCGACCCCTTGCGCATCGCCTATTTCGTGCACGATGAGCAGGGCAACAAGCGACCTGTGGCGCTTGATCGCTTCATCAACAACATGCAGGCGAACGTGAGCGCCTACGACCCCCGGGTGGCGGTGCGCTTCGCTCGTTGGATGAAGGAGGAGATGGCCAGGCGCGGCTTTCCGAACGTGCGCGTCACCTCGGAGATCATCATCCGCCACAATGGGCGGCCTGCTCGTTACCTGTTCCCGCCCGATGAGGATCTGGCTGCCATCCAGCCGGACCTGGGGCATCCGGAGCGCTGGGTGCCCCCTCTTGAACCCGGGCCCGAGCACAGGGTCCCGCCCTCCGAGCTGGAACGCATCCGGCGTGAGGCCGCCATCCCCGCCCGACGACCGGTCCGCGCGCGCTGA
- a CDS encoding (4Fe-4S)-binding protein, with the protein MSDKEHTYTNGEVTIVWKASLCTHSRRCWTGLPEVFKPGERPWIKPDGAETARIVAQVRQCPSGALSLRDEAPTATPAAAATSGVSIELSPNGPLLVHGKVVVKHPDGRTEERAERCALCRCGHSGNKPWCDGSHRAQGFIG; encoded by the coding sequence ATGAGCGACAAGGAGCACACCTACACCAACGGCGAGGTCACCATCGTGTGGAAGGCGTCGTTGTGCACGCATTCGCGCCGCTGCTGGACCGGCCTGCCGGAGGTCTTCAAGCCCGGGGAGCGGCCGTGGATCAAGCCCGATGGCGCGGAGACCGCGCGCATCGTCGCCCAGGTGCGGCAATGCCCCAGCGGAGCCCTGAGCCTGCGCGACGAGGCCCCGACGGCGACACCGGCCGCAGCAGCCACATCCGGGGTCTCCATCGAGCTGAGCCCGAACGGTCCGCTGCTGGTGCATGGCAAGGTGGTGGTGAAGCATCCGGACGGTCGCACGGAGGAGCGCGCCGAGCGCTGCGCGCTGTGCCGGTGCGGCCACTCGGGAAACAAGCCGTGGTGCGACGGGTCGCACCGCGCGCAGGGCTTCATCGGTTGA
- a CDS encoding SET domain-containing protein-lysine N-methyltransferase — protein sequence MGKPYAEDKIERRRSKIHGNGVFAIAPIRKGELIVQYKGKMVTHAEADRQHGGDVTSGHTFLFTLNEKYILDANVRGNIARWLNHSCAPNCEALVHEDEGGDPKKDKVIIEALRAIKPGEELTYDYGIVLEERHTNALKRIWACRCGSPKCTGTMLKPKR from the coding sequence ATGGGCAAGCCATACGCAGAGGACAAGATCGAGCGGCGCCGTTCCAAGATCCACGGCAACGGCGTGTTCGCCATCGCCCCCATCCGCAAAGGGGAGCTGATCGTGCAGTACAAGGGCAAAATGGTGACGCACGCGGAGGCCGACCGGCAGCACGGGGGGGATGTGACCAGCGGCCACACCTTCCTGTTCACGCTGAACGAGAAGTACATCCTCGACGCGAACGTGCGGGGCAACATCGCGCGCTGGTTGAACCACAGCTGCGCGCCGAACTGCGAAGCGCTGGTGCACGAGGACGAGGGGGGCGACCCGAAGAAGGACAAGGTGATCATCGAGGCGCTCCGGGCGATCAAACCCGGCGAGGAGCTCACCTACGACTACGGCATCGTCCTGGAGGAGCGGCACACCAACGCGTTGAAGCGGATCTGGGCCTGTCGATGCGGCTCGCCGAAGTGCACAGGCACCATGCTCAAGCCGAAGCGCTGA
- a CDS encoding outer membrane lipoprotein carrier protein LolA gives MRTLLTLLTIGLLAAPPAHAQDDPRSKAVMDRLIAKNKGYTSFEADFSSRLVNKAGKLDVKQEGTVKVKGKKFNLVLDKNTVISDGVTLWTYNKEANEVSLNSAAEMDQELDPSKLFTMYETGFKSQFVSEAPDAAGAVVQTVKLFPIDPTKKPFHTVVLVVDKAKVEPRSVQVLYKDGNEVTYTLKRFAPNVDLADALFTFDKAKHPGVEVNDLR, from the coding sequence ATGAGAACCCTGCTGACCCTGTTGACCATCGGCCTGCTGGCCGCTCCCCCTGCCCACGCCCAGGACGACCCCCGCAGCAAGGCGGTGATGGACCGCCTGATCGCCAAGAACAAGGGGTACACGAGCTTCGAGGCCGACTTCAGCAGCCGCCTGGTGAACAAGGCCGGCAAGCTGGATGTGAAGCAGGAGGGCACCGTGAAGGTGAAGGGCAAGAAGTTCAACCTGGTGCTGGACAAGAACACGGTGATCAGCGACGGTGTCACCCTGTGGACCTACAACAAGGAGGCCAACGAAGTTTCGCTGAACAGCGCCGCGGAGATGGACCAGGAGCTCGACCCCAGCAAGCTGTTCACGATGTACGAAACCGGCTTCAAGAGCCAGTTCGTCAGTGAAGCCCCCGACGCGGCCGGTGCGGTGGTCCAGACCGTGAAGCTGTTCCCCATCGATCCGACGAAGAAGCCGTTCCACACCGTGGTGCTTGTGGTGGACAAAGCCAAGGTGGAGCCCCGCAGCGTGCAGGTGCTCTACAAGGATGGGAACGAGGTCACCTACACGCTGAAGCGGTTCGCGCCGAACGTGGACCTGGCCGACGCGCTGTTCACCTTCGATAAGGCGAAGCACCCCGGCGTGGAGGTGAACGACCTGCGTTGA
- a CDS encoding shikimate dehydrogenase, translated as MAQYGLIGRSLGHSRSPELFASIFAREGQPDAQYELFELDQVDELPGLLAARPALRGLNVTIPYKQAVIPLLHGLSAEASAVGAVNCIRIRNGHWIGHNTDIDGFRALIGPHLGTVLGHGGTVRPRALVLGSGGASRAVAYVLRELGLRFRVVSRSRERGDLTWDLVDRTVVGVCRLIINTTPLGMWPKEDEAPALPYEALTEQHHLIDLVYNPEETLFLRRGREAGAAVENGMVMLREQAEAAWRFWGGA; from the coding sequence GTGGCACAGTACGGGTTGATCGGCCGCTCGCTCGGCCATTCGCGCTCTCCGGAGCTTTTCGCGTCCATCTTCGCCCGCGAAGGCCAGCCCGACGCGCAGTACGAGTTGTTCGAGCTGGACCAGGTGGATGAACTGCCCGGGCTCCTCGCAGCGCGCCCCGCGCTCCGCGGCTTGAACGTCACCATCCCCTACAAACAGGCGGTGATCCCGCTCCTGCACGGGCTGAGCGCCGAGGCGTCGGCCGTGGGCGCGGTGAACTGCATCCGGATCCGGAATGGTCATTGGATCGGCCACAACACGGACATCGATGGGTTCCGGGCCTTGATCGGTCCGCACCTGGGCACGGTGCTGGGACATGGCGGCACCGTACGGCCGCGTGCGTTGGTGCTCGGCAGCGGCGGTGCGAGCCGGGCCGTGGCCTACGTGCTGCGCGAACTCGGTCTACGGTTCCGGGTGGTGAGCCGCAGCCGCGAGCGGGGTGACCTCACCTGGGATCTGGTGGACCGCACCGTGGTGGGTGTGTGCCGCTTGATCATCAACACCACGCCGCTGGGCATGTGGCCAAAGGAGGACGAAGCCCCTGCCCTGCCCTACGAGGCGCTCACGGAGCAACACCACCTCATTGACCTGGTGTACAATCCGGAGGAGACTCTTTTTCTGCGGCGCGGCCGGGAGGCCGGCGCGGCGGTGGAGAACGGTATGGTGATGCTGCGGGAGCAGGCGGAGGCGGCGTGGCGGTTCTGGGGTGGAGCCTGA
- a CDS encoding VTT domain-containing protein, which produces MEIIQEFWYFITHLNETLPVFIHDHGAWIYALLFGIIFVETGLVVMPFLPGDSLLFVAGTLAAGGMLDLGLLIALLFVAAVLGDNINYAVGRWFGEHVVGWKLFGRALVRPKDLDKTHAYFEKYGVKTIIIARFIPIVRTITPFVAGVGAMDYRRKFLPYDVLGGALWIGLLTLLGYLFGNLPFVQKHYETVILGIIGLSVLPMVVELIRQRLNNPAG; this is translated from the coding sequence ATGGAGATCATCCAGGAGTTCTGGTATTTCATCACGCACCTCAACGAGACCCTGCCGGTCTTCATCCACGATCACGGCGCATGGATCTACGCCCTGTTGTTCGGGATCATCTTCGTGGAGACCGGTCTGGTGGTGATGCCTTTCCTGCCGGGCGATTCGCTCCTCTTTGTGGCGGGCACGCTGGCCGCAGGCGGCATGCTGGACCTGGGCCTTCTCATCGCCCTGCTCTTTGTGGCGGCGGTGCTGGGCGACAACATCAACTACGCTGTGGGCCGCTGGTTCGGGGAACACGTGGTGGGCTGGAAGCTCTTCGGCCGGGCCTTGGTGCGACCCAAGGACCTGGACAAGACGCACGCCTATTTCGAGAAGTACGGGGTGAAGACGATCATCATCGCGCGGTTCATCCCCATCGTGCGCACCATCACCCCCTTCGTGGCCGGCGTGGGTGCCATGGACTACCGGCGGAAGTTCCTGCCCTACGATGTGCTGGGCGGCGCGCTGTGGATCGGCCTGTTGACGCTGCTGGGCTACCTCTTCGGCAACCTGCCCTTCGTGCAGAAGCACTACGAAACGGTGATCCTGGGCATCATCGGGTTGAGCGTTCTGCCCATGGTGGTGGAACTGATCCGCCAGCGGCTCAATAACCCGGCCGGTTGA
- a CDS encoding cytochrome c, which translates to MKGRSEAPFPRWRSGVLVLLVLAFVANTVAIYAGLFDGRRSVPDQAAMRGRGLWQAHNCQACHQLFGLGGYMGPDLTNIVRVRDDARLRTFIRYGTGRMPAHALPDSAITDLMAYLRWVDRHGTSQVPAEAVHWTGTYVIPIDRP; encoded by the coding sequence ATGAAGGGCAGGTCCGAAGCACCCTTTCCGCGCTGGCGCTCCGGGGTGCTCGTGCTGTTGGTGCTCGCCTTCGTGGCGAACACCGTGGCGATCTATGCCGGGCTCTTCGACGGACGCCGGAGCGTTCCGGATCAGGCGGCGATGCGTGGACGAGGTCTTTGGCAGGCGCACAACTGCCAGGCCTGCCATCAGTTGTTCGGCCTTGGAGGGTACATGGGACCGGACCTCACCAACATCGTTCGCGTTCGCGATGACGCCCGGTTGAGGACCTTCATCCGGTACGGCACCGGCCGCATGCCCGCGCATGCCCTCCCGGACAGTGCCATCACCGACCTCATGGCCTACCTGCGCTGGGTGGACCGCCACGGCACCTCGCAGGTGCCGGCGGAGGCGGTGCATTGGACCGGGACGTACGTGATCCCCATCGATCGACCATGA
- a CDS encoding cbb3-type cytochrome c oxidase subunit I, producing the protein MNGPVRCITAIALGLLIAALLLGVLAGLAFVVPGLAEVLPFVRLRPLHTTTALFWIVTGALAVMLTARSEVVGATPDRRFLHGFVILWVGALLAALVSYVLGRFGGREYWEFPPWLALPIGLAWLLVLVDHLRMLRGHGRGAPMYLWMWTTGVVFFLFTFIEQNLWLLPSVRASYLRDLTVQWKSNGSMVGAWNQLIYGTSLYLAVRVSGNEALARSGKAHAFWFLGLANLMFNWGHHLYNAPTAGWVRHAAYAISMAEWLILFDILRGLRRSRTGPSDTTFSQRCLRAAEHWVLLNLMLALLMSVPAINRYTHGTHITVAHAMGATIGINTFILLGCIAHWSGFEGVRAGRWPRAGLRIAVIALHVLWSALIVAGLLKGWRSVGLGMTDHAEIMRPVMSVLVVFVLAGAAVAGGLMLVAIPLMRQVVVAGKEAHTDPRVSA; encoded by the coding sequence ATGAACGGGCCCGTCCGCTGCATCACGGCCATCGCGCTCGGTCTTCTGATCGCCGCATTGCTGCTGGGCGTACTGGCGGGCTTGGCGTTCGTCGTGCCCGGGCTCGCCGAAGTGCTGCCGTTCGTACGGTTGAGGCCGTTGCACACCACCACGGCCCTGTTCTGGATCGTCACGGGGGCGCTGGCCGTGATGCTGACCGCGCGCTCGGAGGTGGTCGGCGCGACGCCCGATCGCAGGTTCCTGCACGGGTTCGTGATCCTCTGGGTCGGAGCGTTGCTCGCAGCCCTCGTTTCCTATGTGCTCGGAAGGTTCGGTGGTCGCGAGTACTGGGAGTTCCCACCGTGGCTCGCCCTGCCGATCGGACTTGCGTGGCTGCTGGTGCTGGTCGACCACCTCAGGATGCTGCGGGGACACGGCCGCGGGGCACCGATGTACCTGTGGATGTGGACCACAGGAGTGGTCTTCTTCCTGTTCACCTTCATCGAACAGAACCTGTGGCTCCTGCCTTCGGTCCGCGCCAGCTACCTGCGCGACCTCACCGTGCAATGGAAGAGCAACGGCAGCATGGTCGGGGCCTGGAACCAGCTCATCTACGGCACCTCGCTCTACCTCGCCGTGCGCGTCTCGGGCAACGAGGCCTTGGCGCGCAGCGGGAAGGCGCACGCGTTCTGGTTCCTGGGCCTGGCCAACCTGATGTTCAACTGGGGGCACCACCTCTACAATGCACCCACGGCCGGTTGGGTGCGGCATGCCGCCTATGCCATCAGCATGGCCGAATGGCTGATCCTGTTCGACATCCTGCGCGGCCTGCGGAGGTCGCGGACCGGCCCCTCCGATACGACCTTCAGCCAGCGCTGTCTGCGCGCCGCCGAACATTGGGTGCTGCTGAACCTGATGCTGGCCCTGCTGATGTCGGTGCCGGCGATCAACCGGTACACCCACGGCACGCACATCACGGTGGCCCACGCCATGGGTGCCACGATCGGCATCAATACGTTCATCCTGCTGGGCTGCATCGCCCATTGGTCGGGGTTCGAAGGTGTTCGTGCCGGCCGCTGGCCCCGGGCAGGCCTGCGCATCGCGGTCATCGCCCTCCACGTCCTGTGGTCGGCGCTGATCGTGGCCGGTCTGCTGAAGGGCTGGCGTTCCGTGGGCCTGGGCATGACCGACCACGCGGAGATCATGCGGCCGGTGATGTCCGTGCTCGTCGTGTTCGTGCTGGCCGGTGCGGCCGTTGCCGGTGGGCTGATGTTGGTCGCGATCCCCCTGATGCGGCAGGTGGTCGTGGCCGGGAAGGAGGCGCATACCGATCCGCGCGTCAGCGCTTGA
- a CDS encoding Rrf2 family transcriptional regulator, with the protein MFSKACEYGIRAAVCIAGCGRDGERLSLKAIAERTDSPEAFTAKILQKLVHSGLVRSVKGPGGGFSISEPDARRIRLSQIVACIDGDAIYRGCALGLPQCNARKPCPLHDSFLQVREDLRHVLENTSLHDLVIGLQEGRTVLKR; encoded by the coding sequence ATGTTCTCAAAGGCCTGCGAATACGGCATCCGCGCCGCAGTGTGCATCGCAGGTTGCGGCCGGGATGGTGAGCGGTTGAGCCTCAAGGCCATCGCCGAACGAACGGACAGTCCCGAGGCCTTCACGGCCAAGATCCTTCAAAAGCTCGTGCATTCTGGGCTCGTGCGCTCCGTCAAAGGTCCTGGTGGAGGATTCAGCATCTCGGAACCCGATGCACGCCGCATCCGGCTCAGCCAGATCGTCGCCTGCATCGACGGCGATGCGATCTACCGCGGTTGCGCCCTGGGACTTCCCCAGTGCAACGCCCGGAAACCCTGCCCGCTTCACGACAGTTTCCTGCAGGTGCGCGAGGATCTGCGGCACGTGCTGGAGAACACCAGCCTGCATGACCTGGTGATCGGTCTGCAGGAGGGACGCACCGTGCTCAAGCGCTGA
- a CDS encoding spore maturation protein encodes MALSRFWTWMLLLSIAYIMAMLFSGRQYGLGALVNGRQGEPMLVNELDTHALAGTALLAELRAAGTTGVQRGDTLYTVNGAGVVKVSVGTVPADGLFPTCRNTLTDLWLPLIGYLTFFCGLLNLLVDARAMEKVARVLSPVFHRIFPDLRKDHPAYGFMTLNFAANFLGLDSAATPFGLKAMESMQADNPDKDRATNGQIMFLCLHAAGLTLLPTSIIGYRAAMGAANPADIMIPLIITSFVGTLAALFLVAFKQRINLFNLPVMAFVLGISVIIGVLMAYITSLTGVHKFHFTDNLSNGMLLGIIGLIVGFALWKEKHFTEQGTNMFDSFVHGAKDGFTTGLRVLPYMIAMLAALSIFRNSGLMGIVMDGLSAAMAAVGVDKAVIDAVPVALMRPFSAGGSRGFLLDAMKTYGPDSLTGQLVCLFQGAAETTFYVVALYFGSVSVKDSRYTLWVMLLADLVCVVTAVFVCSIYFG; translated from the coding sequence ATGGCGTTGAGCCGTTTCTGGACCTGGATGCTGCTGCTGAGCATCGCCTACATCATGGCCATGCTGTTCAGCGGCCGCCAATACGGGCTGGGGGCGCTGGTGAACGGCAGGCAGGGCGAGCCGATGCTGGTGAACGAGCTGGACACCCATGCGCTCGCAGGCACGGCGCTGCTGGCGGAGCTGCGAGCTGCCGGTACCACCGGCGTGCAGCGGGGCGACACCCTGTACACCGTGAACGGTGCGGGCGTGGTGAAGGTGAGCGTGGGCACGGTGCCGGCGGACGGCCTCTTCCCCACCTGCCGCAACACGCTCACCGACCTGTGGCTGCCGCTGATCGGCTACCTCACCTTCTTCTGCGGGCTGCTGAACCTGCTGGTGGACGCGCGCGCCATGGAGAAGGTGGCGCGGGTGCTGTCGCCCGTGTTCCACCGCATCTTCCCCGACCTGCGGAAGGACCACCCGGCCTACGGGTTCATGACCTTGAACTTCGCGGCCAACTTCCTGGGCCTGGACAGCGCGGCCACGCCCTTCGGCCTGAAGGCCATGGAGAGCATGCAGGCGGACAACCCCGACAAGGACCGGGCGACCAACGGCCAGATCATGTTCCTGTGCCTGCATGCGGCGGGCCTCACGCTGCTGCCCACGAGCATCATCGGCTACCGGGCGGCCATGGGCGCGGCCAACCCGGCGGACATCATGATCCCGCTGATCATCACCTCGTTCGTGGGGACATTGGCCGCGCTGTTCCTCGTGGCCTTCAAGCAGCGCATCAACCTGTTCAACCTGCCGGTGATGGCCTTCGTGCTGGGCATCAGCGTCATCATCGGCGTGCTGATGGCCTACATCACAAGCCTGACGGGCGTGCACAAGTTCCACTTCACGGACAACCTCAGCAACGGCATGCTCCTGGGCATCATCGGGCTTATCGTGGGCTTCGCCCTGTGGAAGGAGAAGCACTTCACCGAACAGGGCACCAACATGTTCGATTCCTTCGTGCACGGAGCGAAGGACGGCTTCACCACGGGCCTGCGGGTGCTGCCGTACATGATCGCCATGCTGGCGGCGCTCAGCATCTTCCGCAACAGCGGGCTGATGGGCATCGTGATGGACGGGCTCTCGGCCGCGATGGCCGCGGTGGGCGTGGACAAGGCGGTGATCGACGCGGTGCCCGTGGCGCTGATGCGCCCCTTCAGCGCGGGCGGCTCGCGCGGCTTCCTGCTGGACGCCATGAAGACCTACGGACCGGACAGCCTCACCGGCCAGCTGGTCTGCCTGTTCCAAGGCGCCGCCGAGACCACCTTCTATGTGGTGGCCCTGTACTTCGGCAGCGTCAGCGTGAAGGACAGCAGGTACACGCTGTGGGTGATGCTGCTCGCCGACCTGGTCTGTGTGGTGACGGCGGTGTTCGTGTGCAGCATCTACTTCGGGTGA
- a CDS encoding arylamine N-acetyltransferase, with translation MDVRHYLERIGSRGIDRPDLENLRHLHRAHLLAVPFENLHIRARIPIELDVERLFDKVVRQRRGGFCYELNGLFAELLERLGYTLARVQGQVYEQRRQRFGPPFDHMALLVTVGEDRYLADVGFGDLFMDPLPLRVDEPLVDNGRTFRFHHDGSGQLVLKRTNGRGDVPVYRFSTDDHPFADFAPMCRHHQTSPHSHFTQRTVVSLARDDGRVTLTERRTILTRNGSREERSHDETGFREALWTHFGMTVPEAFL, from the coding sequence ATGGACGTGCGGCACTACCTGGAACGCATCGGTTCACGCGGGATCGACCGCCCCGACCTGGAGAACCTGCGGCACCTGCACCGGGCGCATCTGCTGGCCGTGCCCTTCGAGAACCTGCACATCCGGGCGCGCATCCCCATCGAGCTCGATGTGGAGCGCCTCTTCGACAAGGTGGTGCGGCAGCGCCGGGGCGGCTTCTGCTACGAGCTGAACGGGCTCTTCGCCGAACTGCTGGAACGGCTCGGCTACACGCTGGCACGCGTGCAGGGCCAGGTGTACGAACAGCGCCGCCAGCGCTTCGGCCCACCCTTCGACCACATGGCGCTGCTGGTGACCGTGGGCGAGGACCGCTACCTGGCCGATGTGGGCTTCGGCGACCTGTTCATGGACCCGCTGCCACTGCGGGTGGATGAGCCCCTGGTGGACAACGGGCGCACCTTCCGCTTCCACCACGATGGCTCTGGACAGCTGGTGCTGAAGCGCACGAACGGCCGCGGCGATGTGCCGGTGTACCGCTTCAGCACGGACGACCATCCCTTCGCGGACTTCGCCCCGATGTGCCGGCACCACCAGACCTCGCCGCACAGCCACTTCACCCAACGCACGGTGGTGAGCCTGGCCCGGGACGACGGGCGCGTCACCCTCACGGAGCGACGCACCATCCTCACGCGCAACGGTTCGCGCGAGGAACGCAGCCACGACGAGACCGGGTTCCGCGAGGCGCTGTGGACGCATTTCGGGATGACGGTGCCGGAAGCCTTCCTCTGA
- a CDS encoding OsmC family protein, which produces MEEGRHLTIGARLDGAPYTTRLTMRGHTLVADEPREDGGLDEGPRPHELLCSALASCTLITMRMYADRKGWPLTALSVETRMDRTSAQGAVDTQLHLDIRIEGGLDPDQRARLMQIATRCPVHRTLLNPIHIHIAERP; this is translated from the coding sequence ATGGAGGAAGGAAGGCACCTGACCATCGGCGCGCGGCTCGACGGAGCCCCTTACACCACCCGCCTGACCATGCGGGGCCACACGCTGGTGGCCGACGAACCGCGGGAGGACGGCGGGCTGGACGAAGGTCCGCGGCCGCATGAGCTGCTCTGCAGCGCGCTGGCCAGCTGCACGCTGATCACCATGCGGATGTACGCCGACCGCAAGGGTTGGCCGCTCACGGCCTTGAGCGTGGAGACGCGGATGGACCGCACCTCGGCGCAGGGCGCGGTGGACACGCAGCTGCACTTGGACATCCGCATCGAGGGCGGGCTGGATCCGGACCAGCGCGCGCGGCTGATGCAGATCGCCACCCGATGCCCGGTGCACCGCACCCTGCTGAACCCGATCCACATCCACATCGCCGAACGACCATGA